Proteins found in one Colletes latitarsis isolate SP2378_abdomen chromosome 8, iyColLati1, whole genome shotgun sequence genomic segment:
- the Osp gene encoding myosin phosphatase Rho interacting protein outspread isoform X1, which produces MSGGTAGVRGTGAECRKFAPNIFNKSKCSSCFKQKEEHSAEALECNRATRKISKCGYLFVAPGWDFSNPLNRTKRWQRRWFVLYDDGELTYSVDEHPETVPQARIDMTRVLEVAAAEDVTGHPYSLAVTSPEGVTFVKGTCREETRWWADVLQVYSRNKGRHKRNATFPGGQTTILQVTPTIRSNTPNPPRPRFNSCRSEPRSSAWIPETSVSSDLCPSVFSSSPSLVTSSVVTTSSSPAMSNGNAETSNVSPLRSSTPLENGSTGYLSPSTSSMNGSVVSTVYSTASTSVSSTTMSTSSSLTEKPPIVPSEGRSSYRDQPASSASPPTRDKLRAEDKARRRMNQHGERTAIDTGPACPSEKLDDDACRRILLEHEREREGKLRDIAASLTQPRARRIKPRTSEPTRDVVDAVNAAYQDKLIRGDPDGCGLDISGIRYSPTSELRVDLPAEDLLNIKKGWLMKQGLNKEWNKHWFVLRGCGLMYYRDPCAEDKGIMDGVIDLNTVTAVTPLQVARNYGFQTVAWDDRGSTVLSAVTAGIRACWMSAIRRAANLSDPDSNADALAVCQDTQQDNTPQSPTASITDRERDSVVPSTSVTPRSVLFSSDEEYRTASEGGRRESGDWSEVPVSPPLVRNGDWSSALKGSSWSDSATHEWSELPPSPPLTRTALSRVKARSRSSSRSRVYKRSRSSPPSSRRSTLDSVRSEDLMMACCELGEDEEQSNGHLQSNSCLSSANDSPLIVELLENQVSLLRDQLDQNQSHPSTLLVIIERQESEIESLKSQLNAARADVANAEKELSRLRQQKAEASIREKQVEELLGTIQRTEQQRDKDLDDLEKMKKMYARDKEMLECKLLETEAILRETSERCEMLTKELASSHRTVEHLQTEIASLSDRLSQGIEENERLYGKVRDLEEKGGLSASRERGRSFDSLSDLTNIELDLDLTSLDKERIMEEYDELRSRFEKAILEIRAMRKELREAHAMQDALELEMFAHKQDAVNVNETNQAQVQLMAARIQDLTNKLAASEKQVKTLKQKLTKAETRDKRRSLSLKGRESFQISQEMEDKLLDLENKICAIERGKSITAVVSSGIGSKESSPNPKKEKRREIKNLDRARLRRKSLDSATSSEPMKVLIRLSTLETKVANVTENMASDAEKDSSECSEVSVSSTSEVSLEIIARLRKLERVVSKSKRRLEKCLGSTQAEDKAEKCLREVNDILDSCLECKKSQASAQATESVGVVVSRLETILKDKLSELAARRQTLAQNNQLDDREKTKLIAERVAFEFVVLRQIKCAIGRSFDRSAVLSELVETSQLASSLMRKIHGTKPKTYQNTSYIQYLTKVLANKLVLVGGIPATETTTKEVAAARAESLNFLLQKQREVNEVMRRYKETKLRQLAEALAAETLSMSDQEDLGKQVQGSSKKLLEDRHIREAWALAQETVSKELVQAEVSHVIMRCGQMYEQNVTSITDACLNFEGTESVTLESWIDGTQTRLRQEMELSTRELSDAYEECLRLMKKNKTSIEAKYESRQLLTDYADVVAHKALIDARIGLLQENNRQLATFPGETFVSSLIRNDDLLSCLLGDEHEFQSDPILDAEYSYLYQQFGKECEERISGKQGSKEQLKSVSQSLLCLEEDLTELGKRLREKDGVEGVVWSKSTTAATDWSTVCEKCSQLREQIKKLGDYMNSLSCKQCDQLQETIQRITAEHNDELETLKRNQERDMMDVKGELDSQRQSLTSQYEQEAASLREKARKLEHRLNAMDSEHSAHVNELRAAYQRSMSAELDTDAETRKRYKEEIKQLRALCEKGLLAMENSHRRTISEMEEKHRQELENLRVEKEQALSEETQATLAALDAMRKAHEHEVQKEIAKFKQEFLKQMQAREDIGVLHKEHEEEMEEIKQEILSLSAKYSSKCVETAAMEEKVGSLTKQLAQAQQHIMQLDARNKQLRAHLVLETNDTSIDAMQLLRANEIPEPREEIHRLQQLKHGDAFRDTFGAASKTSSLSCSPAYSPQRVRSSHEYPLIRPGGEEQRLTVERPKSSVSTSQMTAADKPAAFSYKVERIKSVSLPYSSNLVRPGSSSGVPSHDRKEVSLGQKSQERNGLASPLWDSLRPRSGLPHQYQGGTTEMRVGGSGTRWQDNKQSEKQQQSEAYGLRADDPHTSRLTAEPPALSVAELMRSPAVRWSSRSCRSLPPTPTPSYHHPLHPPLPAVGMVAERKKRFEL; this is translated from the exons CCCGAGACGGTGCCACAAGCGAGGATCGATATGACCCGCGTCCTGGAGGTCGCCGCCGCGGAGGACGTCACCGGGCATCCTTACAGCCTTGCTGTGACCTCGCCCGAGGGCGTGACCTTCGTGAAGGGCACGTGCCGCGAGGAGACAAGATGGTGGGCCGACGTGCTTCAGGTCTACTCGAGGAACAAG GGTCGACACAAGCGGAACGCGACGTTCCCCGGCGGACAGACGACCATTCTTCAGGTCACCCCGACCATCAGAA GCAACACCCCGAATCCTCCGCGACCGCGTTTCAACAGCTGTCGCTCGGAGCCGCGCAGCAGCGCGTGGATCCCTGAGACCAGCGTCTCGAGCGACCTTTGCCCTTCCGTGTTCTCGTCGTCGCCGTCCCTGGTGACCAGCAGCGTGGTGACGACGTCCAGCAGCCCCGCGATGAGCAACGGGAACGCGGAAACCAGCAACGTGTCCCCACTGAGGAGCAGCACGCCCCTGGAGAACGGTAGCACCGGCTACCTGAGCCCCTCGACGTCCTCCATGAACGGGAGCGTCGTCAGCACCGTTTACTCCACGGCCTCGACCAGCGTCTCGTCCACCACGATGTCCACGTCCTCCTCCCTGACGGAGAAACCACCGATCGTACCCAGCGAGGGCAGATCCAGCTACAGGGATCAGCCGGCCAGCAGCGCCTCGCCACCCACCAGGGACAAGCTGAGGGCCGAGGACAAGGCCAGACGCAGGATGAATCAGCACGGCGAACGGACCGCCATCGACACTGGGCCTGCCTGTCCCAGCGAGAAACTGG ACGACGACGCCTGTCGAAGAATCCTGCTGGAGCACGAGAGGGAGAGGGAGGGCAAGCTGCGGGACATCGCGGCCTCCTTGACCCAGCCTCGTGCTCGAAGGATCAAACCAAGGACCTCCGAACCCACCAGGGACGTCGTCGACGCTGTAAACGCCGCGTATCAGGACAAGCTC ATCAGAGGAGACCCCGACGGATGCGGGCTGGACATTTCCGGCATCCGGTACTCCCCCACTTCCGAGTTGAGGGTCGATCTGCCCGCGGAGGATTTGCTGAACATCAAGAAGGGCTGGCTGATGAAGCAGGGTCTCAACAAG GAATGGAACAAGCACTGGTTCGTACTAAGAGGCTGCGGCCTCATGTACTACAGAGATCCTTGCGCGGAAGATAAGGGTATCATGGACGGCGTCATAGATCTGAATACCGTTACCGCCGTCACGCCCCTTCAAGTCGCAAGAAATTATGGATTCCAGACTGTG GCCTGGGACGACCGAGGATCCACCGTCCTGTCCGCGGTCACCGCTGGCATCAGGGCCTGTTGGATGTCCGCCATCAGGAGGGCCGCCAATCTTTCCGATCCCGACAGCAACGCCGACGCCCTCGCCGTCTGCCAGGACACCCAGCAGGACAACACCCCCCAGTCGCCTACCGC GTCCATCACAGACCGCGAGAGGGATTCCGTGGTACCGTCAACGTCTGTGACCCCGCGATCGGTCCTGTTCTCCTCCGACGAGGAGTACAGAACAGCGTCGGAGGGTGGAAGACGGGAGTCTGGCGATTGGTCGGAAGTCCCAGTCTCGCCGCCGTTGGTGAGGAACGGCGACTGGTCCAGCGCGCTGAAAGGTTCCAGCTGGTCCGACTCAGCGACCCACGAGTGGTCCGAGCTACCACCGTCGCCACCGTTGACCAGAACCGCGCTGTCGAGGGTGAAGGCGCGCTCGAGGTCGAGTTCCAGGTCCAGGGTGTACAAGAGGAGCCGCAGCTCGCCGCCCAGCTCGAGAAGGAGCACCCTGGACAGCGTGAGGTCCGAGGATCTCATGATGGCCTGCTGCGAGCTAGGCGAGGACGAGGAGCAGTCCAACGGTCATCTGCAGAGCAACAGCTGTCTGTCGAGCGCCAACGACAGCCCGTTGATCGTCGAGCTATTGGAGAACCAGGTGTCCCTGTTGCGCGACCAGCTGGACCAGAATCAGTCCCATCCGAGTACGCTACTAGTCATTATCGAGCGTCAGGAGAGCGAGATCGAGAGCTTGAAGTCACAGTTGAACGCAGCGCGGGCGGACGTCGCGAACGCCGAGAAGGAGCTGTCCAGGCTCAGGCAGCAGAAGGCGGAGGCTTCCATCAGGGAGAAGCAGGTGGAGGAACTGCTAGGCACGATACAGAGGACGGAGCAACAGAGAGACAAGGACCTGGACGACCTGGAGAAGATGAAGAAGATGTACGCGAGGGACAAGGAGATGCTCGAGTGCAAGCTGTTGGAAACGGAGGCAATCCTCAGGGAGACTAGCGAGAGGTGCGAGATGCTGACCAAGGAGCTCGCGTCGAGTCACAGGACCGTTGAACACCTGCAGACGGAGATAGCTTCCTTGAGCGACAGACTATCGCAAG GAATCGAGGAAAACGAGCGTTTGTACGGGAAGGTTAGAGATCTGGAAGAGAAGGGTGGACTGTCCGCCTCGAGGGAGCGCGGGAGGAGCTTCGACTCGCTCAGCGACTTGACGAACATCGAGCTGGACCTGGACTTGACTTCTCTCGATAAAGAAAG AATCATGGAGGAGTACGACGAGCTACGAAGCCGGTTCGAGAAGGCGATCCTGGAGATCCGCGCGATGCGCAAGGAGCTCCGCGAGGCTCACGCGATGCAGGACGCGCTGGAGCTGGAGATGTTCGCGCACAAGCAGGACGCGGTTAACGTGAACGAGACCAACCAGGCCCAGGTCCAGCTGATGGCGGCGAGGATCCAAGACCTGACGAACAAGCTGGCGGCCAGCGAGAAGCAGGTCAAGACGCTGAAGCAGAAGCTGACGAAGGCGGAGACCAGGGACAAGAGGAGATCGCTGTCGCTGAAGGGTCGCGAGTCCTTCCAGATCTCCCAGGAGATGGAGGACAAGTTGCTGGACCTGGAGAACAAGATCTGCGCGATAGAACGCGGCAAGAGCATCACCGCGGTGGTCTCGTCCGGCATCGGTTCGAAGGAGTCGAGTCCCAATCCAAAGAAAGAGAAGAGGAGAGAGATCAAGAACCTGGACCGCGCCAGACTGCGCAGGAAATCGCTGGACAGCGCGACGAGCTCCGAGCCGATGAAGGTGCTGATCAGACTGAGCACGCTGGAGACCAAGGTCGCGAACGTCACCGAGAACATGGCCAGCGACGCGGAGAAGGACTCCAGCGAGTGCAGCGAGGTCAGCGTGTCCTCCACCAGCGAAGTGTCGCTGGAGATCATCGCCAGGTTGAGGAAACTGGAGAGAGTGGTCTCGAAGTCGAAGAGGAGGCTGGAGAAGTGTCTGGGATCCACCCAGGCGGAGGACAAGGCGGAGAAGTGTTTGCGCGAGGTGAACGACATCCTGGACTCGTGTTTAGAATGTAAGAAAAGCCAAGCTAGCGCTCAAGCGACCGAGTCAGTAGGAGTAGTGGTATCTAGACTAGAAACTATACTTAAGGATAAGCTGAGCGAGCTCGCGGCGAGACGGCAGACCCTAGCGCAGAACAATCAGCTGGACGATAGGGAGAAGACGAAGCTGATCGCCGAGAGGGTGGCGTTCGAGTTTGTCGTTCTGAGGCAGATCAAGTGCGCGATCGGCCGGTCGTTCGACAGGAGCGCCGTTCTGAGTGAATTGGTCGAAACTAGTCAGCTTGCCTCAAGCCTAATGCGTAAGATTCACGGAACCAAGCCCAAAACGTACCAAAACACGAGTTACATTCAGTATCTTACTAAAGTGTTAGCGAATAAGTTAGTGCTGGTAGGCGGTATACCGGCGACGGAGACGACGACGAAGGAGGTGGCCGCCGCGCGGGCCGAGAGCCTGAATTTTCTGCTGCAGAAGCAGCGGGAGGTAAACGAGGTGATGCGACGATACAAGGAGACGAAGCTCAGGCAGCTCGCGGAGGCACTGGCCGCGGAGACGCTTAGCATGTCCGACCAGGAGGACCTCGGGAAGCAGGTGCAAGGCTCGAGCAAGAAGCTGCTGGAGGATCGACACATCCGCGAGGCGTGGGCGTTGGCCCAGGAGACGGTTAGCAAGGAGCTCGTGCAGGCCGAGGTGTCCCACGTGATCATGCGTTGCGGTCAGATGTACGAGCAGAACGTCACGAGCATCACCGACGCCTGCCTCAATTTCGAGGGCACGGAGAGCGTGACGCTGGAGTCTTGGATCGACGGGACCCAGACGAGGCTGCGTCAGGAGATGGAGCTCTCCACCCGCGAGCTGTCCGACGCGTACGAGGAGTGCCTTCGTCTGATGAAGAAGAACAAAACGTCGATAGAGGCCAAGTACGAGTCCAGGCAGCTTCTGACGGACTACGCGGACGTGGTCGCGCACAAAGCTTTAATCGACGCCAGGATCGGCCTTCTTCAGGAGAACAACAGACAGTTGGCTACCTTCCCTGGTGAGACGTTCGTATCTAGTCTTATCCGAAACGACGACCTCCTATCGTGCCTGTTGGGGGACGAGCACGAGTTCCAAAGCGATCCGATCCTCGACGCGGAGTACAGTTACCTTTACCAGCAGTTCGGCAAGGAGTGCGAGGAGAGGATATCCGGGAAGCAGGGCTCGAAGGAGCAACTGAAGAGCGTCAGCCAGAGTCTCCTCTGTCTGGAGGAGGACCTCACCGAGCTGGGGAAACGTTTGAGGGAGAAGGACGGCGTCGAGGGCGTCGTTTGGTCCAAGTCGACGACCGCCGCGACCGACTGGTCGACCGTCTGCGAGAAATGCTCCCAGCTACGCGAGCAGATCAAGAAGCTGGGCGACTACATGAACAGCCTCTCCTGCAAGCAGTGCGATCAGCTGCAGGAGACCATCCAGAGGATAACCGCCGAGCACAACGACGAGCTGGAGACGCTCAAGCGCAACCAGGAGAGGGACATGATGGACGTGAAGGGCGAACTGGACAGTCAGAGGCAGTCGTTGACGTCTCAGTACGAACAAGAGGCGGCGAGTCTGAGAGAGAAGGCCAGGAAGCTGGAACACAGACTGAACGCGATGGACTCCGAGCACTCGGCTCACGTGAACGAACTGAGGGCCGCTTATCAGAGATCGATGAGCGCGGAGCTGGACACCGACGCGGAGACGCGAAAGAGGTACAAGGAGGAGATCAAGCAGCTGAGAGCTTTGTGCGAGAAAGGGTTGCTGGCGATGGAGAACTCCCACAGACGCACCATCTCCGAGATGGAGGAGAAACACCGACAGGAGCTGGAGAACCTCAGGGTGGAGAAGGAACAGGCGCTCTCGGAGGAGACCCAGGCCACTCTGGCGGCCCTGGACGCCATGAGGAAGGCCCACGAGCACGAGGTGCAGAAGGAGATCGCCAAGTTCAAGCAGGAGTTCCTCAAGCAGATGCAGGCGCGCGAGGACATCGGCGTGCTTCACAAGGAGCACGA GGAAGAAATGGAAGAGATCAAGCAGGAAATTCTATCGTTGTCCGCCAAGTATTCCTCCAAGTGCGTGGAGACCGCGGCCATGGAGGAGAAAGTGGGCTCTCTGACCAAGCAGCTCGCTCAAGCGCAACAGCACATCATGCAACTGGACGCCCGCAACAAACAGCTCAGGGCACATTTGGTGTTGGAGACCAACGACACCTCCATCGACGCGATGCAGCTGCTGAGGGCCAACGAGATACCCGAGCCCAGAGAGGAGATCCACAGACTCCAACAGCTGAAG CATGGGGACGCCTTTCGTGACACGTTCGGCGCGGCGTCGAAAACTTCGTCGCTGAGCTGCTCGCCGGCGTACTCGCCGCAGCGTGTCAGAAGTAGTCACGAGTACCCTCTGATCAGACCTGGGGGCGAGGAGCAGAGATTAACCGTCGAACGGCCGAAAAGCTCGGTGTCCACGTCGCAAATGACCGCGGCGGACAAGCCAGCCGCGTTCTCGTACAAGGTTGAACGAATAAAGTCGGTGTCGTTGCCTTATTCGAGCAACTTGGTTAGGCCGGGGAGTAGTTCGGGCGTTCCGTCGCACGATAGGAAAGAGGTGAGCTTAGGGCAAAAGAGTCAGGAGCGTAACGGTCTGGCCTCGCCACTTTGGGACAGCTTAAGACCCAGGAGCGGATTGCCCCATCAGTATCAAG GTGGCACAACAGAGATGCGAGTCGGCGGCTCTGGTACCCGGTGGCAGGACAACAAGCAAAGTGAAAAGCAGCAACAATCGGAGGCTTACGGCCTCCGTGCCGACGATCCTCACACGTCCCGCCTCACCGCGGAACCCCCAGCTCTCTCCGTTGCAG AGCTGATGAGGTCTCCAGCAGTGAGGTGGTCCAGCAGGAGTTGTCGCAGCTTGCCTCCCACACCCACACCGAGTTACCATCACCCGCTCCACCCCCCACTGCCAGCGGTGGGCATGGTCGCCGAGAGGAAGAAACGTTTCGAGCTCTGA